A region of Deltaproteobacteria bacterium IMCC39524 DNA encodes the following proteins:
- a CDS encoding nucleoside recognition protein yields the protein MEITEEQVPPILQRIRFGAIEGWWTVFKMIKFVLPLYIIVDLCKAYGLLDSLGVWCAPLMELFGLPGATAFAFIAGGLINLYAAIAVLAPLDLTPWQVTQCGVMMGIAHNLVLEGGVLSSTGARGGVLTLCRILLAAVAGWLMFGMQVLGVAG from the coding sequence ATGGAAATAACAGAGGAACAGGTTCCGCCAATCCTGCAGCGTATTCGTTTTGGGGCCATCGAAGGCTGGTGGACGGTTTTTAAGATGATCAAGTTTGTCCTGCCGCTCTATATTATTGTCGACCTCTGCAAAGCCTATGGTCTGCTCGACAGTCTGGGGGTCTGGTGTGCTCCGCTCATGGAACTGTTCGGTCTGCCTGGGGCAACGGCTTTTGCCTTTATCGCCGGGGGACTGATCAACCTCTACGCCGCTATTGCGGTTCTGGCACCCCTTGACCTGACGCCATGGCAGGTTACCCAGTGCGGGGTCATGATGGGCATCGCCCATAACCTGGTCCTTGAAGGCGGTGTGTTAAGCAGTACCGGTGCCCGTGGTGGCGTTCTGACTCTCTGCCGCATTCTGCTTGCGGCCGTGGCCGGCTGGTTGATGTTCGGCATGCAGGTCCTGGGGGTGGCAGGATGA
- a CDS encoding UDP-2,3-diacylglucosamine diphosphatase — MRAIFLADAHLCEPSDPNYHAMLAFLKDQCGKTDTLVLLGDIFEFWIGKASVVEAYVPVIDALERMHQQGTKLVYVEGNHDFHLGPIFTDRLACQVLPEGGSIELDGKKVFLAHGDLANPADKSYRRLRTFLRSGLIRTLLRFAPNSLTMAIATRGSYNSRKSVGERRSRWPAREILRPYAEAILAEGYQALVTGHYHHPFHEKLGDGEHIALGDWITQFSYAVYENHAFSLKTYPVDTNPSNSVS, encoded by the coding sequence ATGAGAGCAATTTTCCTGGCAGACGCGCACCTTTGCGAGCCCTCCGATCCGAACTACCATGCCATGCTGGCCTTCCTTAAAGATCAGTGCGGCAAAACGGACACGCTGGTTCTGCTTGGCGACATCTTCGAATTCTGGATCGGCAAGGCAAGCGTGGTTGAAGCCTACGTGCCTGTCATCGATGCCCTCGAGAGAATGCACCAGCAAGGCACAAAACTGGTTTACGTGGAGGGCAACCACGACTTCCACCTGGGGCCGATCTTTACCGATCGGTTAGCTTGCCAGGTTCTGCCTGAGGGCGGCAGTATTGAGCTTGACGGCAAAAAAGTGTTCCTCGCGCACGGCGACCTTGCCAACCCCGCAGACAAAAGCTATCGCCGCCTGCGCACCTTTCTGCGCAGCGGTTTGATACGCACTCTGCTCCGTTTCGCGCCAAACAGCCTGACCATGGCTATAGCGACCCGGGGCAGCTACAACAGCCGGAAGAGTGTGGGGGAAAGGCGCAGTCGCTGGCCGGCTCGCGAAATCTTGCGGCCCTACGCTGAAGCAATTCTTGCCGAAGGTTACCAGGCTCTTGTCACCGGTCATTACCATCACCCTTTTCACGAAAAACTGGGCGATGGAGAACACATCGCCCTGGGTGACTGGATCACGCAATTTTCCTACGCAGTCTACGAAAACCACGCCTTCAGCCTGAAGACCTACCCGGTCGACACCAACCCGTCCAATTCTGTATCCTGA
- a CDS encoding YhjD/YihY/BrkB family envelope integrity protein has protein sequence MSALHSLIDRSRNFLEHELWEMDAVDKPWWQKFLVNQGQILAIVVRGFIADGCMLRASALTFTTLLSLVPLLALVFSVLKGFGVQNELEPLLLEQLAVGGGAAVTKIVEYINNTNVARLGSYGLIFLIVTVLTLLSNIEKSFNRVWGVVETRPMLRRFTDYFSVVTIGPLLVVVAISMTSTLKSQQLVITLIKYEYLGEVLLFMFEILPFMVMWLVFAGLYLFMPNVKVSPRAALIGGVFGGTLWQLSQWGYLNFQVGVARYNAIYGTMAALPILMIWIYLSWMIVLLGLEMTYATQNLRTIRQDLRGQRVSFASIEFIALTVLLFVSRRFYAGKPALGQEDLASHLDVPPRLLRTILEELTRLGFVVETTQEIDGSGYQPARALEKIRLHDVIRGLAVDGTDYSHLRQSPERGMVASLEETLQRAEREALADMTLRDLVLRVEESGDQDTELDGLVSTG, from the coding sequence TTGAGCGCATTACATTCTCTGATTGATCGAAGCCGTAATTTCCTGGAGCATGAGCTGTGGGAAATGGATGCGGTTGACAAGCCCTGGTGGCAAAAGTTTCTTGTTAATCAGGGGCAGATACTGGCTATTGTGGTCCGTGGTTTCATTGCTGATGGCTGTATGTTGCGGGCTTCGGCGCTGACCTTTACGACTCTTTTGTCACTTGTTCCCCTACTGGCGTTGGTCTTTTCGGTTCTCAAGGGTTTTGGTGTGCAAAATGAACTTGAACCACTCCTCCTCGAGCAGTTGGCCGTTGGTGGTGGCGCCGCAGTCACCAAGATCGTTGAATACATCAATAACACCAATGTTGCCCGTCTGGGCAGTTATGGCCTGATTTTCCTGATCGTTACCGTACTGACTCTTTTGTCCAATATCGAAAAATCATTTAACCGTGTCTGGGGAGTTGTGGAAACACGCCCTATGCTGAGACGTTTTACCGATTATTTCTCGGTAGTCACCATTGGTCCGTTGTTGGTGGTGGTTGCAATTTCCATGACCAGTACTTTGAAAAGCCAGCAGCTGGTGATAACCCTGATTAAGTACGAATACCTTGGAGAGGTTTTACTCTTCATGTTCGAAATCTTACCGTTTATGGTGATGTGGCTGGTGTTTGCCGGGCTGTATCTCTTTATGCCGAACGTCAAGGTCAGCCCACGAGCTGCCCTGATCGGTGGAGTCTTCGGTGGTACACTCTGGCAACTGAGCCAGTGGGGTTATCTTAACTTTCAGGTTGGCGTGGCCCGTTACAACGCTATTTACGGAACTATGGCGGCCCTGCCAATCCTCATGATCTGGATTTATCTTTCCTGGATGATCGTTCTCCTGGGCCTGGAAATGACCTACGCCACGCAGAACCTGAGGACTATTCGTCAGGATCTCAGGGGCCAGAGGGTTAGTTTCGCCAGTATCGAGTTTATTGCTCTGACGGTGCTTCTCTTTGTCTCCCGGCGCTTCTACGCCGGCAAACCGGCTCTGGGTCAAGAGGACCTGGCTTCGCATCTTGATGTCCCCCCTCGTCTTTTACGGACAATTCTTGAGGAGTTGACGCGTCTCGGTTTTGTTGTGGAGACGACACAGGAAATCGATGGCTCCGGATACCAGCCAGCGCGGGCTCTGGAAAAGATCCGCTTGCACGATGTGATTCGAGGTTTGGCCGTTGACGGTACAGACTACAGCCACCTTCGTCAGAGTCCTGAACGTGGGATGGTCGCCAGCCTAGAAGAGACTTTGCAACGGGCCGAGCGTGAGGCGCTGGCTGATATGACGTTAAGAGATCTGGTCTTAAGGGTCGAAGAATCGGGCGATCAGGATACAGAATTGGACGGGTTGGTGTCGACCGGGTAG
- a CDS encoding pitrilysin family protein, producing the protein MMYLRQLQLCLVGMTSALVFSGCGAPLPTSYQQLEYPDLTFQLPEVETLVLDNGIRLYLKADDELPLVQVTAMIGSGGISSAEEKTGFDDLFGSVWRSGGAGDRTPEALDEYLDFLAANLSSSMDTYSSQLDLSLRSADLPAGLSILSDLLLRPGFDSERLELARLQAQEHLRRQNDNPGSISRRLLMKALYPGHYLGRTATEQSLAAITRQDLVDFHDTYFAPNNLWIAVSGDFDRDTLLEALNKELGDWPQGHVPEQQLPPVKAPDAGLIQLAAKDLSQTSILIGDLGLSKENPDQYAVRVLNYILGGGGFNSRMMREIRSNRGLAYSAYSYFQVGRRLPGPFVAGTETKNESVVPALSLTREIMNDLRDTPVTDEELQLAKESQINSFVFGFENTHSVVSQQMSLAFFEYPANYLADYRDKIAAVTIADVQRVAQEFIDPSRQQIVLVGNPEEFSDELKQFGLPVIEVDLNETP; encoded by the coding sequence ATGATGTATCTTCGCCAGCTACAACTGTGCCTGGTCGGCATGACCTCTGCTCTGGTTTTCTCCGGGTGCGGCGCGCCTCTGCCAACCTCTTACCAGCAGCTTGAATATCCCGATCTGACGTTCCAGCTCCCTGAAGTGGAAACTCTGGTTCTGGACAACGGCATTCGTCTTTACCTCAAGGCTGATGATGAGTTGCCCCTGGTGCAAGTAACAGCCATGATCGGTTCTGGTGGGATCAGCTCTGCAGAGGAGAAGACAGGGTTCGATGATCTCTTTGGCAGCGTCTGGCGCAGTGGTGGTGCGGGCGACCGGACGCCTGAAGCCCTGGATGAATACCTTGACTTCCTGGCAGCTAACCTGAGTTCCAGTATGGACACCTATTCGTCCCAGCTGGATCTCTCTTTACGGTCAGCAGATCTCCCCGCAGGGTTGAGCATACTGAGTGATCTGTTGTTACGTCCTGGCTTTGACTCAGAAAGACTCGAACTGGCTCGACTCCAGGCGCAGGAGCATCTGCGGCGTCAGAACGACAACCCCGGTTCCATCTCCCGACGACTCCTGATGAAGGCGCTCTATCCGGGTCATTATCTCGGCAGAACCGCAACCGAGCAAAGCCTGGCGGCAATCACCAGACAGGATCTGGTTGATTTTCATGACACTTATTTTGCACCGAACAACCTCTGGATTGCCGTGTCTGGTGACTTCGATCGAGACACTCTGCTGGAGGCCCTCAATAAGGAACTGGGCGATTGGCCTCAAGGTCATGTCCCCGAACAGCAACTGCCTCCGGTTAAGGCCCCTGATGCCGGCCTGATTCAATTGGCGGCCAAGGACCTGTCGCAGACCTCCATCCTTATTGGAGACCTGGGTTTGAGTAAAGAGAATCCCGATCAATACGCTGTCCGGGTGCTTAACTATATCCTCGGTGGCGGCGGTTTTAATTCACGCATGATGCGTGAGATCCGTTCAAACCGAGGTCTGGCCTATTCAGCCTACTCCTATTTTCAAGTCGGTCGACGTTTACCCGGACCTTTTGTTGCGGGCACTGAGACCAAGAATGAGTCTGTTGTTCCGGCGCTCAGTCTGACGCGAGAAATCATGAACGATTTGCGTGACACCCCGGTCACTGATGAGGAGTTGCAGCTTGCCAAAGAAAGCCAGATTAACTCCTTCGTTTTCGGTTTTGAAAACACCCATTCGGTCGTCAGTCAACAGATGTCTCTGGCATTTTTCGAGTATCCGGCGAATTACCTCGCTGACTATCGTGACAAGATTGCCGCTGTGACGATTGCCGATGTGCAGCGGGTGGCACAGGAATTTATTGACCCCTCGAGGCAGCAGATTGTGCTGGTGGGCAACCCGGAAGAATTTAGCGATGAGCTGAAACAGTTCGGCTTGCCCGTCATCGAAGTCGACCTGAATGAGACTCCCTGA
- a CDS encoding pitrilysin family protein — MRQIKGLKYLLFGVLLLGSAGIALASSSLEEKVVEHQLANGLKLLVVERHDTPVVSAYITIGVGSVHETSETRGVAHLLEHMLFKGTKTLGTTDYEKEKPLLEKIEVVGSRLDALRLQTDADPVAVTALKEELLALQAEHKQYVVKDVFSNIYSENGGVGYNAFTSKDLTTYLISLPSNKLELWALIESDRMKNPVLREFYTERDVIREERRRSYDTNPRRRHYETLVTNAFTVHPYRNPIIGWHSDIANLSPQKTREFLQKYYAPVNTVIALVGDVKADDAIAMVERYFGDLQPGTPVPNVSAIEPEQNGEKRVIDIFDAEPRLAMAWHKPTMPHKDDYAFDLIDQILGNGRTSRLYRSLVEEKKLATSVSVYGAPGSRYANLFVIDAVPRYPHTTAELEEAVYAELDKLKQELVEVAELDKVRNRLLTDQLRQLRSNSGLARLLTSYQSLAGDWRYVSNYQREIEQLTVEDIKLVANTYFTDSNRTVVVLKREDAL, encoded by the coding sequence ATGAGACAGATCAAAGGCTTGAAATATTTACTTTTTGGGGTGCTGCTGCTCGGTTCTGCCGGTATTGCTTTGGCGAGTAGTTCCCTTGAGGAGAAGGTGGTTGAGCATCAACTTGCCAACGGCCTCAAACTACTGGTGGTCGAACGCCATGACACCCCGGTTGTTTCCGCCTATATCACCATCGGGGTCGGTTCGGTGCATGAAACCAGCGAGACCCGTGGCGTCGCTCATCTGCTCGAGCATATGTTGTTCAAGGGCACCAAGACCCTGGGCACTACTGACTACGAGAAAGAAAAACCTCTCCTTGAGAAAATAGAAGTTGTCGGCAGCAGGCTCGATGCCCTGCGTCTGCAGACTGATGCCGATCCGGTCGCTGTTACAGCCCTTAAGGAAGAGCTGTTAGCTCTGCAGGCCGAGCACAAGCAGTACGTGGTCAAAGATGTTTTCTCGAATATTTATTCTGAGAATGGCGGCGTCGGTTATAACGCTTTTACCAGCAAGGATCTGACGACCTACCTGATCTCCCTGCCGTCTAACAAGCTGGAACTCTGGGCACTGATCGAGTCGGATCGCATGAAGAACCCTGTCCTACGTGAGTTTTACACCGAGCGAGACGTTATTCGCGAAGAGCGGCGGCGTTCCTACGACACCAATCCTCGTCGGCGCCACTATGAGACGCTGGTGACCAATGCCTTTACTGTGCACCCCTATCGTAACCCGATCATTGGCTGGCATTCCGATATCGCCAACCTGAGTCCGCAAAAGACCCGTGAGTTTCTGCAGAAATATTACGCTCCGGTCAATACCGTGATCGCGCTGGTCGGTGACGTCAAGGCCGACGATGCTATCGCCATGGTGGAACGCTATTTTGGTGACCTGCAACCGGGCACCCCGGTTCCCAATGTATCGGCTATTGAGCCGGAACAGAATGGCGAAAAACGGGTGATCGATATCTTTGATGCCGAACCGCGTCTCGCCATGGCCTGGCACAAGCCGACCATGCCGCATAAGGACGATTACGCCTTTGACCTCATTGATCAGATCCTCGGCAACGGTCGGACGTCGCGACTTTACAGGTCCCTGGTTGAAGAGAAGAAACTGGCGACCTCCGTCTCCGTGTATGGCGCGCCGGGTTCGCGCTATGCCAACCTGTTTGTGATCGATGCCGTCCCACGTTATCCCCACACCACGGCTGAGCTTGAGGAGGCCGTTTACGCTGAGCTGGATAAGCTCAAGCAGGAGCTGGTCGAGGTGGCCGAGCTCGATAAGGTCCGTAACCGCCTGTTGACCGACCAGTTACGTCAACTCAGAAGTAACTCAGGCCTTGCCCGGCTACTCACCAGCTATCAATCTCTTGCCGGAGACTGGCGCTATGTCTCGAATTATCAACGTGAAATCGAACAGTTGACGGTTGAGGATATCAAGCTTGTCGCGAACACTTATTTCACAGACTCCAACCGCACGGTTGTCGTTCTGAAGCGGGAGGACGCGTTATGA
- the pfkA gene encoding 6-phosphofructokinase, whose translation MKRIAVLTSGGDCSGMNAAIRAVVRSGLSNNLEVIGIQKGYQGLIDQQYELLTTKSVSGKLQVGGTFLQSARCLEMLEEPGRRQAVKTLEEMGAEGLVVIGGDGSHRGGYELQKRGVPVIAIPASIDNDIPFTDMSLGVDTALNNILHAVDCLKDTASSHDRTFVVETMGRDCGYLALVSGIACGAEYALIPESAYDIDEISKHLLQRFQEGRDNSIIMVAEGAGKAQDIADQIKDRIGFETRIMVLGHYQRGGSPSSFDRLLAARFGVTAVEALLQRTSGKMLGLGCGAIIQTDLEKTVQAGRRNIDETLLKLAATLGI comes from the coding sequence ATGAAGCGCATAGCAGTACTGACCAGCGGCGGCGATTGTTCCGGAATGAACGCAGCGATTCGCGCCGTAGTCCGTTCAGGGCTAAGCAATAACCTGGAAGTGATCGGCATTCAGAAAGGTTATCAAGGGCTGATTGATCAACAATATGAGCTGCTGACAACCAAATCGGTGAGTGGCAAACTACAGGTCGGCGGAACGTTTTTACAAAGTGCCCGCTGTCTGGAAATGCTCGAAGAACCAGGTCGCAGACAGGCAGTCAAAACCCTTGAAGAGATGGGGGCTGAAGGGCTGGTTGTCATAGGCGGCGACGGCTCTCATCGCGGCGGCTATGAACTGCAAAAACGCGGCGTGCCTGTGATAGCGATCCCGGCCTCTATTGACAACGACATCCCCTTTACCGACATGTCCCTCGGGGTCGACACGGCCCTGAATAATATCCTGCACGCCGTCGATTGCCTGAAAGACACCGCCTCATCCCACGACCGCACCTTTGTCGTTGAAACCATGGGCCGAGACTGCGGCTACCTCGCCCTCGTCTCCGGTATTGCCTGCGGTGCCGAGTACGCCCTGATTCCAGAATCAGCCTACGACATCGACGAGATCAGCAAACACCTGTTGCAGCGTTTTCAGGAGGGTCGAGACAACTCGATTATCATGGTCGCGGAAGGAGCGGGCAAAGCCCAGGACATCGCCGACCAGATCAAGGATCGTATCGGCTTTGAAACACGCATCATGGTGCTTGGCCATTATCAGCGCGGAGGCTCGCCTTCTTCTTTTGACAGACTTTTGGCCGCCCGCTTCGGCGTGACCGCAGTAGAGGCGCTTCTTCAAAGGACATCAGGGAAAATGCTGGGGCTTGGCTGCGGAGCGATTATCCAGACAGATCTGGAGAAAACTGTTCAGGCCGGTCGCAGAAACATTGATGAGACTTTGCTCAAGCTGGCGGCGACTTTGGGGATTTAA
- the hypF gene encoding carbamoyltransferase HypF has protein sequence MQRQKIVIEGIVQGVGFRPFIYQLAERFALAGSVCNDTRGVTIEVEGEPEVLDLFLAAIQNEKPPLAVIQNIYTETVALKGCVGFSILQSAVDETRRAQISPDTFVCDDCLQELFDVEDRRYGYPFINCTNCGPRYTIVTGIPYDRPLTTMADFPLCTACQSEYENPASRRFHAQPNACPECGPQLQLLDAKGQSLKVQDPLDETIRRLGNGQIVAVKSLGGYHLAVDATNPDAVQELRRRKQRDEKPFALMARSLEVAERLALIGDDEARLLLGIERPIVLLQKREDHNLAENIAPDNRYFGVMLPYTPLHYLLLQDEFEVLVMTSANLSDEPIAFEDHEACRRLKTIADAFLVHNRRIHTRTDDSIARVMADRPLLLRRSRGFVPRAIALPREAPSVLAVGAELKNTLCLTRGDRAFLSQHVGDLKNLDVYESFKQTISHLQSILEVQPEKIAHDLHPDYYSTRYALEESGLEPVAVQHHHAHLTSCLAEHGVEEPAIGIIFDGVGYGDDGHIWGGEFLVGDLGHYERAGHFRYQPMPGGDLATKEPWRMALSYLLAAYGEIPEEVNAFEGVSDNELRLVGQATLKGINAPLTSSCGRLFDAVAALLGLRQKVSFEGQAAMQLEMISDPFQSKPYPYLLSDHEERLIFDPLLMIDAIVKDCSEGRPVAEIGGRFHVSLAMMIEEVCSQVRKQTGLSLVVLSGGVFQNCLLTELALTRLERSGFQVLTHSLVPPNDGGIALGQTAVAVS, from the coding sequence TTGCAAAGACAAAAGATCGTCATCGAAGGAATTGTGCAGGGTGTTGGTTTCCGCCCGTTTATCTACCAGTTGGCTGAGCGGTTTGCTCTGGCAGGCTCTGTATGCAACGACACTCGCGGTGTGACGATCGAAGTTGAGGGCGAGCCTGAAGTCCTTGACCTTTTTCTTGCCGCAATCCAGAACGAAAAGCCGCCTTTAGCAGTTATTCAAAATATTTATACCGAAACTGTTGCGCTCAAGGGCTGTGTCGGTTTTTCCATTTTGCAGAGCGCCGTAGATGAAACACGTCGCGCCCAGATCTCGCCGGACACCTTTGTTTGCGACGACTGCTTGCAAGAGCTCTTTGATGTTGAGGACCGTCGCTATGGCTACCCTTTTATCAATTGCACGAACTGTGGTCCGCGCTACACCATAGTGACCGGCATCCCCTACGATCGCCCTTTAACGACCATGGCCGATTTCCCCCTCTGCACGGCCTGTCAAAGTGAATACGAAAACCCCGCGTCGCGGCGCTTTCATGCGCAACCGAACGCTTGTCCTGAATGTGGCCCGCAGCTGCAGTTGCTTGATGCAAAGGGTCAATCTTTAAAAGTTCAAGATCCACTTGATGAGACCATCCGTCGCCTTGGAAATGGCCAGATAGTCGCTGTCAAGAGTTTGGGTGGCTACCATCTCGCTGTTGACGCGACTAACCCTGATGCGGTTCAGGAACTTCGGCGACGCAAACAACGCGACGAAAAGCCCTTTGCCCTGATGGCTCGAAGCCTTGAAGTGGCTGAACGACTGGCTCTGATCGGTGATGACGAAGCTCGCTTGTTGCTGGGCATTGAACGGCCGATCGTTTTGCTGCAGAAGAGGGAAGATCACAATCTCGCCGAAAACATTGCTCCTGACAACCGTTACTTCGGGGTCATGCTTCCTTACACGCCGTTACATTATCTCCTGTTGCAGGATGAATTTGAGGTGCTGGTTATGACCAGCGCCAACCTCTCCGATGAACCGATTGCCTTTGAGGATCATGAGGCCTGTCGGCGCCTGAAGACAATTGCAGATGCCTTTCTGGTCCATAACCGTCGCATCCACACCCGCACCGATGATTCGATCGCCCGGGTGATGGCTGACAGGCCGCTGCTTTTGCGTCGTTCGCGGGGTTTTGTGCCGCGTGCAATCGCTTTGCCCCGTGAGGCCCCATCGGTCCTTGCCGTCGGCGCAGAGTTGAAGAACACCCTCTGCCTGACCCGTGGTGACCGGGCTTTTTTGAGTCAGCACGTCGGCGATCTCAAGAACCTGGACGTTTACGAATCTTTCAAACAGACGATTTCTCATCTGCAGTCGATCCTCGAAGTGCAACCGGAAAAGATCGCCCATGATCTGCACCCTGATTATTATTCGACCCGTTATGCCCTGGAAGAGAGTGGTCTGGAGCCTGTTGCCGTTCAGCATCACCATGCTCATCTCACCAGCTGCCTGGCTGAACATGGCGTTGAAGAGCCGGCTATCGGTATCATCTTTGATGGTGTCGGCTACGGTGACGACGGCCATATCTGGGGCGGTGAATTTCTGGTTGGCGATCTTGGCCATTATGAAAGGGCCGGGCATTTTCGCTACCAACCGATGCCGGGAGGCGATCTGGCCACCAAAGAGCCCTGGCGAATGGCTTTGAGTTACCTGCTTGCAGCTTACGGTGAAATCCCTGAAGAAGTGAATGCTTTCGAAGGTGTTTCCGACAATGAGTTGCGTCTGGTTGGCCAGGCTACGCTGAAGGGGATCAATGCGCCGCTGACCTCGAGTTGTGGCCGGCTCTTCGACGCGGTCGCCGCTCTGCTGGGCTTGAGACAGAAAGTTTCCTTCGAAGGGCAGGCGGCGATGCAACTGGAGATGATCTCTGACCCGTTCCAGTCAAAACCTTATCCCTACTTGTTGTCTGACCATGAAGAGCGATTGATCTTTGATCCTTTGCTGATGATTGATGCGATCGTAAAAGACTGTTCAGAGGGTAGACCTGTTGCTGAGATTGGCGGTCGCTTCCATGTTTCTCTTGCCATGATGATTGAGGAGGTCTGCTCGCAAGTTCGCAAGCAAACCGGCCTTTCTTTGGTCGTTCTTTCCGGAGGGGTTTTTCAGAATTGCCTGCTCACCGAACTGGCCTTAACCCGTCTTGAGCGGTCCGGTTTTCAGGTCCTGACCCACTCACTGGTTCCGCCTAATGATGGGGGTATTGCTTTGGGTCAGACTGCTGTGGCCGTGAGTTAA
- a CDS encoding cytochrome c3 family protein: MKKKRVRPHLYGRVIIDNYSTNIGLAPVAFDHWLHRANATCRLCHVDIGFAMEANGTEITASDNIRGFFCGTCHNGKVQYDGKSLFSACSEESSNLKIEECQRCHNNGETPDLEEKFYKFSAKLPKERKGNGINWEQAEAKGHISPIDYIEGLSAEGMDLAIVDDFAITSKIEGMPDIIFSHAKHTVWNGCEVCHPDIFMGVRQGATTYTMIDLFQGKYCGVCHDTVAFPQSDCKRCHTKL, translated from the coding sequence ATGAAAAAAAAGCGGGTTAGACCACACCTCTATGGTCGAGTCATTATTGACAATTACTCCACCAACATAGGGCTTGCCCCAGTAGCTTTTGACCATTGGCTACACCGTGCCAATGCGACCTGTCGATTATGTCACGTAGACATCGGTTTTGCTATGGAAGCGAATGGCACTGAGATTACTGCTTCTGACAACATCCGCGGGTTTTTCTGCGGCACCTGTCATAACGGCAAGGTCCAGTATGATGGCAAGTCTCTTTTTAGCGCTTGCTCAGAGGAATCATCAAATCTGAAAATCGAAGAATGTCAACGCTGTCATAACAATGGTGAAACTCCGGACCTCGAAGAGAAGTTTTATAAATTTTCGGCCAAACTCCCCAAAGAGCGCAAAGGCAATGGTATTAACTGGGAGCAGGCTGAAGCCAAGGGGCATATCTCACCGATTGATTACATCGAAGGGCTTTCAGCAGAAGGTATGGACCTTGCCATTGTTGACGACTTTGCAATCACATCAAAGATTGAGGGTATGCCTGACATTATTTTCTCGCATGCCAAACACACGGTCTGGAACGGCTGTGAAGTTTGTCATCCAGACATCTTCATGGGCGTACGTCAAGGGGCAACGACCTACACTATGATTGATCTTTTCCAGGGGAAATATTGCGGCGTCTGTCATGACACAGTCGCGTTCCCGCAATCTGATTGTAAAAGATGTCACACAAAACTTTAA
- a CDS encoding cytochrome c3 family protein, protein MSHKTLKLVLFILIASAVLLTQPVWSRGFYALLPMLPPEEYGNILINRTSEQEKVLPASFSHWTHRLRYTCEVCHTELEFSMKVNTTEISHEELKNGRYCGACHNGTTAFSHQQDCIKCHNNDNSYVKDQFVYFGKKPFPTTEYGNTIDWTQSLQRGLISPRRYLREEPTVMDFDRTIELTAEMRRIPPAYFSHKSHLDWMGCDMCHPEVFNIKKKGTENFSMREILKGRFCGGCHLNVAFPIDDCNRCHPGVRAY, encoded by the coding sequence ATGTCACACAAAACTTTAAAACTGGTTCTTTTCATTTTAATCGCAAGTGCGGTTCTCCTTACCCAACCTGTTTGGTCGCGAGGGTTTTATGCCCTCCTGCCGATGTTGCCACCTGAAGAGTATGGGAATATTCTCATCAACCGGACCTCAGAGCAAGAGAAAGTCCTTCCGGCGTCATTCTCTCACTGGACACATCGGCTGAGGTACACCTGCGAAGTGTGCCATACAGAGCTCGAGTTCAGCATGAAAGTCAACACTACCGAGATAAGCCATGAAGAATTGAAGAATGGCCGCTATTGTGGAGCATGCCATAACGGCACAACCGCCTTCAGCCATCAGCAGGACTGCATCAAATGTCATAATAACGACAATTCCTACGTCAAAGATCAGTTCGTCTACTTCGGAAAAAAACCATTCCCGACAACCGAGTATGGAAATACTATTGACTGGACGCAGTCGCTCCAACGAGGGCTGATATCGCCACGCCGATACTTGAGGGAGGAGCCCACTGTCATGGATTTTGACAGGACGATTGAACTGACAGCCGAGATGAGGAGAATCCCCCCTGCATACTTCTCCCACAAATCTCATCTTGACTGGATGGGTTGTGACATGTGCCACCCGGAAGTGTTCAACATCAAGAAAAAGGGGACTGAGAATTTCAGCATGAGAGAGATTTTGAAGGGCAGGTTCTGCGGTGGCTGTCATCTCAACGTAGCCTTCCCCATCGACGACTGCAACCGGTGTCATCCAGGGGTGAGGGCTTATTAA
- a CDS encoding tetratricopeptide repeat protein, whose translation MNAMKPEKKKAPKHHIWLYRNLLLVFISVAVLTQSVWGLETAQVMNDAAQGDENAAYFLGTMYQTGSGVSPDCDKALKWTEKAALQGHTLAQSHLGMMYSKGCGEKLKKNLFEAYYWTALAAKQGLQFARENLKKLEGQLHPYLIAEAQKKVKDFKPDK comes from the coding sequence ATGAATGCAATGAAGCCTGAAAAGAAAAAAGCACCGAAGCATCATATATGGCTATATAGAAACTTATTGCTTGTTTTTATCAGTGTGGCGGTCTTGACTCAGTCGGTGTGGGGACTGGAAACGGCGCAAGTCATGAATGACGCTGCACAAGGTGACGAGAATGCGGCCTACTTCCTAGGAACGATGTACCAAACAGGATCGGGTGTCTCTCCCGATTGCGACAAGGCCTTGAAATGGACAGAAAAGGCCGCCCTGCAAGGACATACACTTGCACAGAGCCATCTGGGCATGATGTACAGTAAAGGTTGCGGAGAGAAGCTCAAAAAAAACCTCTTTGAAGCCTACTATTGGACCGCTTTGGCCGCAAAACAAGGGTTACAGTTCGCCAGAGAAAATCTCAAAAAGTTAGAAGGGCAACTCCATCCTTATTTGATCGCGGAAGCACAAAAAAAAGTTAAGGATTTCAAGCCTGACAAATAA